The following DNA comes from Streptococcus pasteurianus.
GACCAGATACTTTGAAATAAACCTTCTGTCCAAGTTGAAAGAACTTTTGTTGCAAAGAAATCCCATGCATACTTAGGGTGACCAGTTAAATAAGCCAAGCGTTCTTTAACCTTATATTGACTTAAAATTTTAATTTTTTCAAAGTCTCCTTTGTTTTCTACATACACATTATCTATTGATTCATCGTACCAGCCTGGTAAGCGAGGAGATTTTGGATTATCATCTAATCCCATTGCAATCCAAGCGATATGTGGTGTGCCAGAAATATCACTTCCGTTTGATAAATTTTTATAGTGACTATCGATACTGGTATTAGCTGCAGAAAGCATTGTAAATAAAACGATTATTCCTAAAAAAGAGGGGAAAGCTTTATGATTAATTGCATCCAGAATTAAAATAATGCTTATCGTAACAACCAAAATAATATAATTATTTCTAATAACCGTTGCGCAAGTGAGTGCGATGATTAAGCTAACCAAGAATCTTAATTGTCTTTTCTCAAAATAAGCGATTAAACAATATATTGCTATCATGGAAAAAAATAGCCCAGGTACTAATCCATACACAAAAAGTATTGAAAAAAACTGTGGTAAAAATATAAATGATATCACAATTGATATTTTTGAAATTTCTTCATTATCAAAGAGTTTTTTCGTTACTCTCCAGTTTAAATAGTTAATAGCAATAATCATAATATAATTCAAAAGAAAGAAAATCTTAGCATTTTTTGCACCTGTAAGTAATAAAATAATTCTTTCATAGGTCACTAAACCTAATTGATGGGGGAATCGATACAAATAAGAATTTATTTCCAAATAACTAAAATCACCATTATTTAAACCACGAGCAGCATCATATACCGCTACAGCGTCATTTCTTAAAATTCCCGATACCGAAAGAAATAAATAAATAGCAAAAATAGTGTATGCAAGTACTCCTAGAAAAAAGATCCTTTTTGCACTACTCTTTCTTAGATTGGCTATTACAAAATAAAATATCCCAAGAGCAAGAAAAAGAATTAGAAGAAACAAACGATTTTGCTTTATTTCAGCCAATTCTGAATATCTTGGGATAAAAGTTCGATAAAATAAACTAATTAAAGTAATCATCGTAAATAAAAGCAGTGACCAAGCATGAAGTAAATTGATGATTACATCATGGCATTTCTTTAACATAAATTTCCTAAAACCCCTTTATAAATAATTGCTATCTCTTAAAATAGTCAAGATAGTTTACCCTTTTTCTTTTACAATGTAAGCTGGGCGTTTTTTGGTTTCAAGGAAAATTTTGGAAATGTATTTTCCAATGATTCCGAGAGCAAGCAGTTGAATACCACCAATGAACAAGATGATACAAACTAGACTAGCCCAACCAGTGACGCTACCACCGATAGTCAATTTTCGAACAATAATAAATAAAATTCCTAAAATTGATGCTAAAAATGATACTGCACCAGCCCACAAAGAAAGATTCAATGGCGCTTCAGAAAAGTTGATGAACCCTTCCATTGAGTATTTTAATAAACTCCAAAAGTTCCATGACGTTTCACCAGCGACACGCTCACGATTTTCATAAGCAATGTAAGTCACATTGTAACCAACCCATGAGAAAATTCCCTTTGAAAAACGATTGACTTCACCAAGTTCTAAAATGCTATCAACAACTTGTCTAGTCATCAGACGGAAATCACGCGCACCGTCTACCATCTCAGTATCTGAAACAGCATTTATTATTTTATAAAACATCTTAGAAAAGAAAGAACGAATGACTGGTTCACCTTTACGGTCGGCGCGACGTGTTCCAACAACATCATAGCCTTCTAAAATCTTCTGATACATATTAATCAAAAGCTCAGGTGGATCTTGTAAGTCCGCATCCATAACAGTAATTAAATCACCATCAGCTGCCTCAAGCCCTGCTAAAAGCCCTGCTTCTTTCCCAAAGTTACGTGAGAAAGATAGATAATGAACGTTAGGAAAACGACTTGCAACATCACGCAATACGTTCAATGTCTCATCTTTTGAACCGTCATTAACAAAAATATAATCAAATACCAAATGATTTTTTAACTTTTGCTCGACTTTTTGAGTTTCTTCCAAAAATGGGTAAATTGTTTCTTGCTCATTGTAACAAGGAACAACGATAGATAGTTTTTTCATAATAACCTCTCTAAGATATGCAAACTGTGAATTTATGAATAACTTACAACAGAATATATAGCAATAGTCCAACGGTAAATAAAATTACACTATAACAAGTAGCTAACTATTTTCAATACTATTTAGTATAGACATAAATTTCCCCGTTCAATTGGTAAATATCCCATAATTTATTTGACTCGAGCAACTCCAAAGTGTTCATATCAATTGTATTAAAATCAAAACCAACTAGATTGACATTTAAATTTGTCAAAGTATTAAACCATAGTAGATTTGGCCAATAAAGACTAGCATTACTTGGAATTAAATCATCCAGTATAGGATATGTTTTTAGAGTATTAAGATAAGCTGGAGAATCCTTAAACATTGAACTAATATATACTGTTTGATTATCAGCTGTAACATAATCATTTAAATCTTCGGCTAACATAACTGCACTATCTTCAAATGCTTCTTTCTGATTATCTAAGGCACTGGCATATATAAATGCAAACGATACAGAGTAATACACTAATAAAACTACTACTAAACCTTTAACATAATCAATCACCTTATTGCTAGAATAACTTCCTAACAGAATCATGATAATAGCAATAAAATATGCAAAACCATATTCATATCTGGGGCGATCGTCTGCAAGTGGAGTTGAAAAGAACATATAAACTCCAAAACTCAAAATAGAACCAAGAGCAAGATATATAATTCCAAAAATACTTGATATTAATTTATTAATCTTGCTACTATACGTCATATAAACAAAAAACATTATAAATAATACAATAGCAAGATATAACCAAGCATTGGTACTTTGGCTTTTTAAAGTTATAAAATACACTCTAAGATTATTAAAAACTGCAGCTGGCATAGCCTTCAAAGGTGCTATACTAGTTGTATCACCACGTAATGCTAATTCGGGGTTCAATTTCGTTTCTAAGAGGTATACTCCCATTGAAATCACATAGGCTAAAGCACTTATTAAAAGTTTTTTTAAGAGTTCGGATATCTCAACGCCCTTCAAAAAATCACGATAAAGTAATGTTAATAACATTATAATATAAATTCCTGAAGAGCCTTGATAAGAATTACACATCAAAAAAATTCCAATAATTGATAAAAGAAAATAGTTTCTTTTTTTTGAATAAAAGAAAAGAAATGGAATAACTGATACCAATACAGAAAGACAAATATAAGGTGCGTCAAATCTAAAACTAATTGGTTCCAAAAACCATGGATTTATACCTATAAAAACTGAACCCATTGCTGAAACCCACGAAATTTGCTCGCCATCAAACATAACATATAAAACGACTACGCTTGTAAGTGTTAAAATAATTGCACTTACCACAAAAGTGGTCAAACCTGTATCTGTTAAATGATGACTTCCTTGAACGATATACGAAGCAAATTCACTTAAATAGCGTGAGTAATGAGCTGCAAAGTTTCCAACTCCTTCAATACGTCGAGCAATATCATCTATATAAGGATAATTAACTACACCTATTGAACAAGCAGAAACGCAATACAATACAAAAATTATAAATATTTTTTGCTTATTCAAATTAACAAAATCATTAACTTTATTTTTCATAAAAACTCCAGTAGTTTAATTATTCAGTCTCAAAAAATTTCTCATCCACTTTTGTTATATAACTATTTCCTAATGTAAGGTCATACTGCAACATCTGTAAATCCATTGATAAAGCTTCTAAATCGTCAGAAGATTGATTTTCAGCTTCTAGAATATCAGTTAATAAAGCATAGTAAGGAGAAACTTTTGAATCTGTTTGTTTTAGTACAAGTGCTGGGAAATCACTTGAATTAACAGATGGATAAGATAGTTTTTCTGTTTCATAGTTACTCCAAATAAAATAATCAGTTTCATATTGATTTAAAGGATTACTTGAGAATATGCTTGCAGGATACAATCCTGGCAAATGATCACCATAAAAAACAACCGTTATTTTTTTGTCATAACCAGATAACTCGTTAAGAAAGTCGGCAGTTGCTGAATCAGTAATGTTTAAAAGTCTAGCATAGCTAGTTAAACTTTCATTCTCCTCATCTGATAATCCTTCTCCATAAGCAGTAATCTCTGCTGGCTCCTCTGCTTCCCAAGGAATATGGTTTTGCATGGTGATAACTGAGAAAAATTGGCTTGTATCTGATGATAAGTTACTTGTGACAGCATAGTAAGTTGAGCTATCTCTAGCCCCTGAACTGAGATACTCTAATTGTGTCGGCTTATCGTCAGTACCATCCAAAGCTATAAAAGTGTCAAATCCTAAATCTTTATAAACAATATTTCGAGAATAATTTGCGCCATTATGAAGATGTACTGCAATTTTTTCGTCATCAGTATAACTATCACTTATAGAAGGAATATACGACATTTTAGGAAGCACCTCAGTATTCATAACAGAAACGCTAGGCGATAAATTAGAATAGGATAAACCTGTCAAAGCCTGAATTTCCATGTTAGCTGTACCACCACCATAAAAATCTGATATCATCAAACCACTTGTATATTCATCTTTTATTTGGGTAATATTTGGAATAACATTTTCAGATAAAGTAACACCTGGAACACGACTCGGGTCTGAAAAACTTTCACTTAAAATAAAGATGACTGTTTGGTCTTCAATTTTATTAGCTCTAGAAGCATTAATTATTAAAGCTTCATTGCGATACTTTTCCGCAAGCTCTTTAATTTTCTCTTCGCTATACCCATCAGGAGTTTCCATTACCGATTTGGTTAATTGCTTTGTCCAAACATATGTCAACGATTTATAGCTAGCATTAGTCGAAAATCCCATCCAATTAATATCAACCCAATTATTAACCTTGGAAACAACGGGGATATTATCAATAATTTTAGAATCTGTTTCATTTCTAAAGACAATAAAATTGAAAACTCCAAGACCAATTAACACTCCTAAGAAGGAGAATCGTAATCTTTTAATGTTAAAAATTTTTCCAGGTAAAATACGTTTCCTTAACAGAATATAGACACCAAGTGTTGCAATGACACCAAGCACAATATAAATAATAACACTTTTATCGACAAAACTAGTTAACAACGAAATCTCTTTTAACCAAACAAAGTCTGTAATAAGAAGAGGCTCACTTCGCAGACCTTCCTTAATATTATTAACAACAGATATAATCACTCCAGTTACAATAATAAGGAAAGTTGCAGATAAAAAGCGATTAAATACAAGATAGATAATTAAAAAGAGATATGTTAAAGCAATAATTTGATAAGCTGTTGCTCCTGGAAAAATAAATTTATCTAGTAATGTTTCATCACTTCTAACTCCTAGCTGTAACGTATAATTAAAAATAGTTGCTAATGCAAAGCTTACAGTTATCATCAATGATGGAGTAGGAGAATTTGTAACAATTGCTTGATAAGCATTAATCACAAAATAAGACACTACTCCCATAACCATTAAAGTTAAAGCAAGATTGCTAGACAAGTGAATTATAAAGTGAACATAATCATTATCAGAAAGATAAGAGTATACTAATTCTTTGAAAATCTTTAGCATCTGTCTATCATTAACGACAAAAGATGCTAAAAATCCAAAAAGAATTGTGTTTTTAGAATCATAATCCTGAAGATAATCTTCAATAAATGCAAGATACCTATTTTTTTGAATTAAAAAATATAGTACTCCTGAAATACCTATAATAATCAAAAGTGTAACAAGAAAATTCGGTTGGAAAAAATGATTTTTAATCAAATCCCATACTTTAAACTTTTCATTATTTAAATTTCTTGTTACTAAAATAAAATAGGAAACAATCTGATAAATAAAATATCCAGAAACTAACTTTATAAAGAATGTTTTACTCAGATCCTTAACAAGGTAAAAACTTATCCCCACAATAGATAAAATATAGGCAATCAGGCTAAAATGTAAGCTGGATTGAAACCCTAAAGACAAATCACTTATTGCCCCTTTAAGTACATAAGAATTTACTAAATAAAAATTGATGTAAAATAGAAAAATAATTAATAAAACTATCCTTAGAAGATTAACCCAATCAAAACTTTTCAAAAACTTTTTCATCATGATTTAAATTTCAGTACCATCCTCTTGACAATATATTTAATAGCACTACCTGGACCACGGTAAATATACTTAAGCGCTCCTTTAATACCACCAATGTTGTCAAAGTTCACGTAGGTGTTAGGCATTGTATTCGGACGAATATTAAACACCACATTATCCACAAATGGTGTTATATAGATATCGTTTTTAGCAATGGCATAATCATAATTATTTGCCCATGCAAGATAAACTAGGATACGTTCAATTGAATGCAAAATTGTATGTTGTGGAATTGGTTCTGATGGTATTTCATCGTCCGTCAACTCTAAATCAAATAGTGGTTTAAGTGTATCATGTTTGAACCAAATAAAAGTTCCATAGCTCATGATAAACGTACTCAAGTTATTAAAATCAATTTGTCGCCCGAGATTCATACGTTCCCAAAGTTCATTCATGCCATCAGCAAATCGATTTTCGTTCCAAGGATCAACTATTTTAGTATATCTAAAGAAGGATGGGATATCAGCAATAACAAGTCCAAGATTATCGTTATTTTCTAGATTAGCTAAGACATTATCAGCAGATTGAATTAACATCTGATAAAGTTCATTTCTCCATGAATCCCCTACCCAATAAGGATATTCTGGAGATTTTTTAGTATGAAAATGCCCAATATAATCATATGAAGATAATTCTTCTTTCAATTTTAACATTGGAATAATATCACGACCCCGATTTCCTGTTAGAAAGACTTGAGCTGTTTTACCATTTTTCTCAAGGATAGACTCAATCTCTGCTTTTTTAGCTTCTGTATCAGTTGTCAAAAACAAGTCATAGTCAAAATGGAAATTCTCAAATTGATTTAAAAATTCCTCTAACAAATCAACGTAAAAAGTATGAAGATGAACTGCTACTTTTTTAGTATTTGAATATTCTTTTTCAACTACCTTAAGTACTTTACGATCTAACAAATAAGGTGGGGTAGGAAGACTTATATCCGACATATGATCTAAAATTAATTTCGTTGGATAATTAGAGACTTTTTCAATTTCTTTCAACAAATAAGGCGCTAAATGTTGTATCAAATCAAAAGTTTTTATTTTTATAAACGGAACATGATTATCTAAAAGTACATGTGGATAATGAATTGTAAAATTAGAATGGAAAAAATTATCTGCAATTGGTACTGTATTCAATACAGAAGCATAACGAAAACCAGCATCAACAAAACGCTTAGTATATTTCGTTTCATAATTATCAATAACTTTTTGAACATCTGTATATGCTTCAACAGACTTCCAAAACTCTTGAAAAACTTCAGAAATTACAATACTTTTCTTAAAAGACATAAAATATGATTGTAAATGTTCATCAATATAAATATGACCCGCATCAATCGCTCTATGATTTGTCATTCCCCAAAAGTCAACTTTTTCATCTGATTCATACTTATCATATACAGGAGCCATATCCCAAAGTGGTCCAAAGCAAGTATCATTCATTGCAGTTACTGAATCATAAGCTTTTAAGTTTTCAAAACCTTCAAAAGCCATACCATCATGCCATGCTGCAAAATCGTATCCAATATTTTCACGTTGTATAAAAGCATCAATTAATTGACTTTGACGTAATTTACCAACTTCACCCTCATCAAGTTGACTATTTGAAATAAAGATTACTTTTGAAAAGAGAGGGTGCATATGTTCTAGTTGATAATAGACATGCTCACTAATTTTATTATATTTATTGAAATGAACATATAAGAGTAAGCGTTTCATTTTTTTCTCCTAAAGAAATTAATAATTTTAGTTGGTATTTTCCACCATATTGAGTTTGTTATAGAACGATAGTTAGATAGTAAAGTGTTATACTCCTTACTTAAGTCATCAAATTCCTGTGTTTTTTGATTAAGTTCACTTTCAAGTTGTCTTTGTTTCTGCTCATACGATAGAATAGTTTGTAAGCGATTATATTTTTGCTTCGCAAGCAATTTTCCAATATAATCTTTAGCAACAATGTCATTGATATTATAGCGTTTATAGCTCAACACTAGCTTATCACCTTCTGAAAGAGTAAATTGATAATCAAGGAAAGGATAGAAAGCCTCAAAAACTACACTATTTTCATCGATTAAACCATTTGACATTATTGGAAGAATCTCAGTCTGATATTCCTTCGATTTTAAAACAAAAAATTCATAGAAACTTGGAATATTAGAAGGTCTTATTCTGATATAATTCTTACCTTTTACTACAGGAATTTCAATTTCATCTTGAAATTGTATTTGATTCTGATAATCTGGAATATCCGAAAATGCTTCATTCTCAGAAAAATAAATCGATATTTTTTCTTCTTTAATAGAGTGTTCAATATCTAAACTCGTTAAGCGCT
Coding sequences within:
- a CDS encoding rhamnan synthesis F family protein codes for the protein MKRLLLYVHFNKYNKISEHVYYQLEHMHPLFSKVIFISNSQLDEGEVGKLRQSQLIDAFIQRENIGYDFAAWHDGMAFEGFENLKAYDSVTAMNDTCFGPLWDMAPVYDKYESDEKVDFWGMTNHRAIDAGHIYIDEHLQSYFMSFKKSIVISEVFQEFWKSVEAYTDVQKVIDNYETKYTKRFVDAGFRYASVLNTVPIADNFFHSNFTIHYPHVLLDNHVPFIKIKTFDLIQHLAPYLLKEIEKVSNYPTKLILDHMSDISLPTPPYLLDRKVLKVVEKEYSNTKKVAVHLHTFYVDLLEEFLNQFENFHFDYDLFLTTDTEAKKAEIESILEKNGKTAQVFLTGNRGRDIIPMLKLKEELSSYDYIGHFHTKKSPEYPYWVGDSWRNELYQMLIQSADNVLANLENNDNLGLVIADIPSFFRYTKIVDPWNENRFADGMNELWERMNLGRQIDFNNLSTFIMSYGTFIWFKHDTLKPLFDLELTDDEIPSEPIPQHTILHSIERILVYLAWANNYDYAIAKNDIYITPFVDNVVFNIRPNTMPNTYVNFDNIGGIKGALKYIYRGPGSAIKYIVKRMVLKFKS
- a CDS encoding glucosyltransferase domain-containing protein, encoding MKNKVNDFVNLNKQKIFIIFVLYCVSACSIGVVNYPYIDDIARRIEGVGNFAAHYSRYLSEFASYIVQGSHHLTDTGLTTFVVSAIILTLTSVVVLYVMFDGEQISWVSAMGSVFIGINPWFLEPISFRFDAPYICLSVLVSVIPFLFFYSKKRNYFLLSIIGIFLMCNSYQGSSGIYIIMLLTLLYRDFLKGVEISELLKKLLISALAYVISMGVYLLETKLNPELALRGDTTSIAPLKAMPAAVFNNLRVYFITLKSQSTNAWLYLAIVLFIMFFVYMTYSSKINKLISSIFGIIYLALGSILSFGVYMFFSTPLADDRPRYEYGFAYFIAIIMILLGSYSSNKVIDYVKGLVVVLLVYYSVSFAFIYASALDNQKEAFEDSAVMLAEDLNDYVTADNQTVYISSMFKDSPAYLNTLKTYPILDDLIPSNASLYWPNLLWFNTLTNLNVNLVGFDFNTIDMNTLELLESNKLWDIYQLNGEIYVYTK
- a CDS encoding LTA synthase family protein; the protein is MMKKFLKSFDWVNLLRIVLLIIFLFYINFYLVNSYVLKGAISDLSLGFQSSLHFSLIAYILSIVGISFYLVKDLSKTFFIKLVSGYFIYQIVSYFILVTRNLNNEKFKVWDLIKNHFFQPNFLVTLLIIIGISGVLYFLIQKNRYLAFIEDYLQDYDSKNTILFGFLASFVVNDRQMLKIFKELVYSYLSDNDYVHFIIHLSSNLALTLMVMGVVSYFVINAYQAIVTNSPTPSLMITVSFALATIFNYTLQLGVRSDETLLDKFIFPGATAYQIIALTYLFLIIYLVFNRFLSATFLIIVTGVIISVVNNIKEGLRSEPLLITDFVWLKEISLLTSFVDKSVIIYIVLGVIATLGVYILLRKRILPGKIFNIKRLRFSFLGVLIGLGVFNFIVFRNETDSKIIDNIPVVSKVNNWVDINWMGFSTNASYKSLTYVWTKQLTKSVMETPDGYSEEKIKELAEKYRNEALIINASRANKIEDQTVIFILSESFSDPSRVPGVTLSENVIPNITQIKDEYTSGLMISDFYGGGTANMEIQALTGLSYSNLSPSVSVMNTEVLPKMSYIPSISDSYTDDEKIAVHLHNGANYSRNIVYKDLGFDTFIALDGTDDKPTQLEYLSSGARDSSTYYAVTSNLSSDTSQFFSVITMQNHIPWEAEEPAEITAYGEGLSDEENESLTSYARLLNITDSATADFLNELSGYDKKITVVFYGDHLPGLYPASIFSSNPLNQYETDYFIWSNYETEKLSYPSVNSSDFPALVLKQTDSKVSPYYALLTDILEAENQSSDDLEALSMDLQMLQYDLTLGNSYITKVDEKFFETE
- a CDS encoding beta-carotene 15,15'-monooxygenase, producing MLKKCHDVIINLLHAWSLLLFTMITLISLFYRTFIPRYSELAEIKQNRLFLLILFLALGIFYFVIANLRKSSAKRIFFLGVLAYTIFAIYLFLSVSGILRNDAVAVYDAARGLNNGDFSYLEINSYLYRFPHQLGLVTYERIILLLTGAKNAKIFFLLNYIMIIAINYLNWRVTKKLFDNEEISKISIVISFIFLPQFFSILFVYGLVPGLFFSMIAIYCLIAYFEKRQLRFLVSLIIALTCATVIRNNYIILVVTISIILILDAINHKAFPSFLGIIVLFTMLSAANTSIDSHYKNLSNGSDISGTPHIAWIAMGLDDNPKSPRLPGWYDESIDNVYVENKGDFEKIKILSQYKVKERLAYLTGHPKYAWDFFATKVLSTWTEGLFQSIWSGPAPALNQGVRTFLWKSVYNGKFFYKFFSLFSTAILFLIYFGSLVFLFYLVGSQKVVNSLIFYPYIYFSGGFLFHIVWETKSQYAYPYIVLLFPVAAFGLFKFPQLKKTVLWKRIVQKLRLVLFSLSDTIENAKLNK
- a CDS encoding glycosyltransferase family 2 protein, with product MKKLSIVVPCYNEQETIYPFLEETQKVEQKLKNHLVFDYIFVNDGSKDETLNVLRDVASRFPNVHYLSFSRNFGKEAGLLAGLEAADGDLITVMDADLQDPPELLINMYQKILEGYDVVGTRRADRKGEPVIRSFFSKMFYKIINAVSDTEMVDGARDFRLMTRQVVDSILELGEVNRFSKGIFSWVGYNVTYIAYENRERVAGETSWNFWSLLKYSMEGFINFSEAPLNLSLWAGAVSFLASILGILFIIVRKLTIGGSVTGWASLVCIILFIGGIQLLALGIIGKYISKIFLETKKRPAYIVKEKG